One window from the genome of Halofilum ochraceum encodes:
- a CDS encoding HNH endonuclease, producing MKRDGFQCRRCGGQDRLAVHHIDHSGEGLKDGRANNDMDNLIVLCTSCHTTYHQRVARILVQRYMDEAKGILSDFLEDEQCR from the coding sequence ATGAAGCGGGACGGATTCCAGTGCCGCAGGTGCGGAGGGCAGGACAGGCTGGCCGTTCATCATATCGACCACTCGGGTGAAGGCTTAAAGGACGGCAGGGCGAATAACGATATGGATAACCTGATCGTCCTCTGCACAAGCTGCCACACCACATATCACCAGCGAGTGGCCAGAATACTTGTCCAAAGGTACATGGACGAAGCGAAGGGCATACTGTCTGATTTTCTGGAGGATGAACAATGTCGATGA
- a CDS encoding phage tail tip fiber protein — translation MSKTKTRKPPLPAARTADQGLKHLLDGAREQLMRWRGDTGSLRDRVVTVGDLVDSEVVKLRDGWSDRSPTESAIEPTADEGGETSVGALDSLQTSPVFEEVILTWDGTNQENYALTEIWRSTEDNLGTAVFRGTAIAAVFADNATPGETYYYWIRAVSDSGQPGSFNATAGTKATTKQRSQFLLDELSGQITESELYQDLNDRIDLVDGPESLTGSVNARVATEKTERQNADDALASDVSTVQANVDDNTAAIQQRSEVKVDGGEVSAQYDLRLQTTVDGQLVMGGFGLASDGSSVEAGFNVDRFWIGQPGVDYSQESKRFPFLVDGGVTYIDEAMIREASIGSAQIAELAAEKINAGTIDVAVNLTAAEITGGSLDINNKFTVDSSGNADIRSGTSGARMEIKNDVVKVFDGNGTLRVQLGNLNA, via the coding sequence ATGAGCAAGACCAAGACCCGCAAGCCGCCGCTGCCGGCCGCCCGCACGGCCGATCAGGGCCTCAAGCATCTTCTGGACGGCGCCCGTGAACAGCTCATGCGCTGGCGTGGCGATACCGGCTCGCTGCGGGATCGCGTCGTCACGGTGGGCGATCTTGTCGACAGCGAGGTTGTGAAGCTGCGCGATGGGTGGAGTGACCGCAGCCCGACGGAGTCGGCGATCGAGCCGACGGCCGATGAAGGCGGCGAAACCTCGGTCGGTGCGCTGGACAGCCTGCAGACGTCGCCCGTTTTCGAGGAAGTCATTCTGACGTGGGACGGGACGAACCAGGAGAACTACGCGCTCACCGAAATCTGGCGCAGCACCGAGGACAATCTCGGCACGGCGGTTTTTCGCGGCACCGCGATCGCGGCCGTGTTCGCCGACAATGCGACGCCGGGGGAGACGTACTACTACTGGATTCGGGCGGTTTCCGACAGCGGACAGCCCGGATCGTTCAACGCCACGGCCGGCACCAAGGCAACCACCAAGCAGCGCTCGCAGTTTCTTCTGGACGAGCTGTCCGGGCAGATCACCGAGTCCGAGCTGTATCAGGATCTCAACGATCGCATCGACCTGGTCGACGGCCCGGAGAGCCTGACGGGGTCGGTCAATGCCCGCGTGGCGACCGAGAAAACCGAGCGGCAGAACGCCGACGATGCGCTCGCTTCGGACGTCAGCACCGTACAGGCGAACGTCGACGACAACACCGCCGCGATCCAGCAGCGCTCCGAGGTCAAGGTAGACGGCGGCGAAGTCTCCGCGCAGTACGACCTTCGCCTGCAGACGACCGTGGACGGGCAGCTCGTCATGGGCGGCTTCGGCCTCGCCTCCGACGGCTCGAGTGTCGAGGCCGGATTCAACGTCGACCGCTTCTGGATCGGCCAGCCCGGTGTCGACTACTCGCAGGAAAGCAAGCGCTTCCCTTTTTTGGTCGATGGCGGCGTGACCTACATCGACGAGGCCATGATCCGCGAGGCGTCGATCGGCTCGGCGCAGATCGCGGAGCTGGCCGCGGAAAAGATCAACGCGGGTACCATCGACGTCGCCGTGAATCTCACGGCCGCGGAGATCACGGGTGGCAGTCTGGATATCAACAACAAGTTCACCGTCGACAGCAGCGGCAACGCCGATATCCGTAGCGGGACCAGCGGCGCCCGGATGGAAATCAAGAACGACGTTGTCAAGGTTTTCGACGGCAACGGAACGCTGCGCGTCCAGCTCGGCAATCTCAATGCGTGA
- a CDS encoding N4-gp56 family major capsid protein produces MAQTNVPIGSPTAKKVYSVAVFSETQRKPSLRRNLVGPAPKQSAAEKKLRGQTSEDYPIVRVTDLQNTAGDTVSVDLFNIIKGKPTMGDRKIAGRMMALKTSSLDVRIDQYRGGVDQGGRMTQQRTVHQLRGIAKGNLAGWAARLEDQLCMTHIAGARGFDEAEDWVVPLETDEEFDEIVVNPVQPPTPNRRLLGGDATGASDIDSADKMTLEMIDELRLQLDEMAFPMQPIRLPEDPAVDEQPLYCLILSPRQWHDLQTQTGDNAWRTFLANAYQRANGWSHPLFSGNPGMWNGILVKKMYRPIRFNAGDPVRESDAAGNVSSTNANTKFDRGVLLGAQALAEVYGKDNGSGYYANWHEETSDHGNTVEHSVSFMGGKRKTRFKGSNGEWTDHGVYAVDTAVS; encoded by the coding sequence ATGGCTCAAACCAACGTCCCAATCGGGAGCCCGACGGCGAAGAAGGTCTACAGCGTCGCTGTGTTCTCCGAGACGCAGCGGAAGCCGTCCCTTCGCCGCAACCTCGTCGGCCCTGCGCCCAAGCAGTCGGCCGCCGAGAAAAAGCTCCGGGGTCAGACCTCGGAGGATTACCCGATCGTTCGGGTTACGGACCTGCAGAACACCGCAGGTGACACGGTCAGTGTCGATCTGTTCAACATCATCAAGGGCAAGCCCACGATGGGCGACCGCAAGATCGCGGGCCGGATGATGGCGCTCAAGACGTCGAGCCTCGACGTGCGGATCGACCAGTACCGGGGTGGCGTCGACCAGGGCGGGCGCATGACGCAGCAGCGCACCGTCCACCAGCTCCGGGGCATTGCCAAGGGCAACCTCGCAGGCTGGGCCGCACGCCTCGAGGATCAGCTCTGCATGACCCATATCGCGGGTGCGCGGGGCTTCGACGAGGCCGAGGACTGGGTTGTACCGCTCGAAACGGACGAGGAGTTCGACGAGATCGTGGTCAATCCGGTGCAGCCGCCCACGCCCAACCGCCGCCTGCTTGGCGGTGATGCCACGGGCGCCAGCGACATCGACTCCGCGGACAAGATGACGCTGGAGATGATCGACGAGCTGCGCCTGCAGCTCGACGAGATGGCGTTCCCCATGCAGCCGATCCGGCTGCCGGAGGACCCGGCGGTGGACGAGCAGCCGCTCTACTGCCTGATCCTGTCGCCCCGTCAGTGGCATGACCTGCAGACGCAGACCGGCGACAACGCCTGGCGGACCTTCCTGGCCAACGCGTATCAGCGCGCCAATGGCTGGAGCCACCCGCTGTTCAGCGGCAACCCCGGCATGTGGAACGGCATCCTCGTGAAGAAGATGTACCGCCCCATCCGGTTCAATGCCGGTGATCCCGTCCGTGAGTCGGACGCCGCGGGCAACGTCAGCTCCACGAACGCGAACACCAAGTTCGACCGTGGTGTGCTGCTTGGCGCGCAGGCGCTCGCCGAGGTCTACGGCAAGGACAACGGCTCGGGCTACTACGCCAACTGGCACGAGGAGACGTCCGACCACGGCAACACGGTCGAGCACTCCGTGTCGTTCATGGGCGGCAAGCGCAAGACGCGCTTCAAGGGCTCGAACGGCGAGTGGACCGACCACGGCGTGTACGCGGTCGATACGGCCGTCAGTTAA
- a CDS encoding zinc finger domain-containing protein yields the protein MIDFTAHQHPVMAVTCPDCGARAGTWCVRPSEHKAANFHASRREWADRVFIREHGERASIERTADGWAIDPEGRAKAYPEQFNEQKELAL from the coding sequence ATGATCGACTTCACCGCCCACCAGCACCCCGTCATGGCCGTTACCTGCCCGGACTGCGGCGCCCGGGCCGGTACGTGGTGCGTCCGGCCGAGCGAGCACAAGGCCGCCAACTTCCACGCCAGCCGCCGGGAGTGGGCCGACCGCGTATTCATCCGCGAGCACGGCGAACGCGCCTCCATCGAGCGCACGGCCGACGGTTGGGCCATCGACCCGGAGGGACGCGCGAAGGCGTACCCCGAGCAATTCAACGAACAGAAGGAGCTTGCCCTATGA
- a CDS encoding phage head spike fiber domain-containing protein has product MALSNATVTGTVTDPKGNAIANAIVLLRLTEPETENGILVPYSYEARADIQGDFSVDVWPNTAGSEDSRYHVLIRDPESGDYLVDTYVIVPGGGGDLHALIASSGKLEPIESWRSVGQAHAYVDFAEKWASEVEDTTVSNPATGNDTGKYSSLHHAAKSGQSATTSERFANEAEDTTVVDAKSGADTGLYSSLHHRNKSEQAKADAEAARDGVESWRDTADNHATTAERWASETGTTVVDAESGTDSGEYGAKEYAQGDVEEHGGSARAWAIDPSSPDASGEKSAKTLAGEASTSAGNAATSETNAAASASAASTSESNAAASEADAEEHKTTAQRYASEAEDTTVVDADTGLDTGTYSSLHHRAKAEDARTGAETAESNAQTAETNAETAETNAAASASAASTSETNAAASANLSEAWATGTEPGGVGTKSAEEWAGDAEAAAATLPDPTGKTAGQVVQTDGADGHEHANLDPSNLAPAGASQNDSLVYDQTTGQWEVQPSVAAKLLAKDVRRGKEPVRLHEFANDAHHTINPTDATGLELDLDRIWTFARDSTVNGWTLDANGDPVLTEFAIDQPAFVIDPATGKALGYRALQGFTNSLLWSRDLSNGVWTKQGTPSQDQVGLDGSVNTAWTLPDSASGSSVSYLQDITISNDSATHAALFQIRKDSDTSRFPALYLQCIGGTVTSQKVFLNTSTGEVKDVETDGTFRVDDLGDWWGVVLTVPNNSTGNTSLRYRIDPANSDDFVSGGGTATGSIVYDFGGVYLNYP; this is encoded by the coding sequence ATGGCTCTATCGAACGCCACCGTGACGGGCACCGTCACCGATCCGAAGGGCAATGCGATTGCCAATGCCATCGTCCTGCTGCGGCTGACGGAACCGGAAACCGAGAACGGGATTCTCGTTCCCTACAGCTATGAGGCGCGGGCCGACATCCAGGGTGACTTCAGCGTCGACGTGTGGCCGAACACGGCCGGCTCGGAGGACAGCCGCTACCACGTCCTGATCCGCGACCCCGAAAGCGGCGACTACCTCGTCGACACCTATGTGATCGTGCCCGGGGGCGGCGGCGACCTTCACGCGCTGATCGCGAGCAGCGGCAAGCTGGAGCCCATCGAGTCGTGGCGGTCCGTCGGTCAGGCCCATGCCTACGTCGACTTCGCCGAGAAGTGGGCCAGCGAGGTCGAGGACACCACGGTTTCCAACCCCGCCACGGGCAATGACACCGGCAAGTATTCATCCCTCCACCACGCCGCGAAATCCGGCCAGTCCGCAACCACCAGCGAACGGTTCGCGAACGAGGCCGAAGATACGACCGTCGTCGACGCCAAGAGTGGCGCGGACACCGGGCTCTACTCCTCGCTGCATCACCGGAACAAGTCGGAGCAGGCCAAGGCCGACGCGGAGGCGGCCCGCGACGGCGTGGAGAGCTGGCGCGATACGGCCGACAACCACGCGACTACGGCCGAACGCTGGGCGAGTGAAACCGGCACAACCGTCGTGGATGCCGAGTCCGGCACCGACAGCGGCGAGTACGGCGCCAAGGAATACGCCCAGGGCGACGTCGAGGAGCACGGCGGCTCGGCCCGGGCATGGGCGATCGACCCCAGCTCGCCCGACGCCAGCGGCGAGAAGTCCGCCAAGACGCTGGCCGGCGAGGCATCGACCAGCGCGGGCAACGCGGCCACATCGGAAACCAATGCCGCCGCGTCCGCCTCAGCGGCGTCGACTTCCGAATCCAATGCCGCCGCATCGGAGGCAGACGCCGAAGAGCACAAAACGACGGCGCAGCGCTACGCGAGCGAGGCCGAGGACACGACGGTTGTCGATGCCGACACGGGGCTCGACACCGGCACGTACTCGTCGCTGCATCACCGGGCCAAGGCCGAAGATGCACGGACCGGGGCGGAAACCGCAGAGTCCAATGCGCAGACCGCGGAGACCAACGCCGAGACGGCGGAGACGAACGCTGCCGCATCCGCTTCCGCGGCCTCAACGTCCGAGACCAACGCCGCGGCATCCGCGAATCTGTCCGAAGCCTGGGCGACCGGGACAGAGCCCGGCGGCGTCGGAACGAAATCGGCCGAGGAATGGGCGGGCGACGCCGAGGCCGCCGCGGCCACGCTGCCGGACCCCACGGGCAAGACCGCGGGGCAGGTGGTGCAGACCGACGGCGCCGACGGCCACGAGCACGCAAACCTCGACCCGTCGAACCTCGCCCCGGCCGGGGCCTCCCAAAACGATTCGCTGGTGTACGACCAAACGACCGGACAGTGGGAAGTTCAGCCAAGCGTGGCCGCAAAGCTACTCGCAAAGGACGTACGCCGCGGCAAGGAGCCCGTGCGGCTGCACGAATTCGCCAACGACGCGCACCACACGATCAACCCGACGGACGCGACCGGGCTGGAACTGGACCTCGATCGCATCTGGACCTTCGCCCGGGACTCCACCGTCAACGGCTGGACGCTGGACGCCAACGGCGATCCAGTGCTGACGGAGTTCGCCATCGACCAGCCCGCCTTCGTCATCGACCCGGCGACGGGGAAGGCATTGGGCTATCGGGCATTGCAGGGGTTTACGAACTCGCTGCTGTGGTCGAGGGATTTGTCGAATGGGGTGTGGACTAAACAAGGAACCCCGTCTCAGGATCAGGTCGGTCTTGATGGGTCTGTAAATACCGCCTGGACACTACCAGATTCCGCTAGTGGGTCATCAGTTTCTTACCTTCAAGACATTACTATATCGAATGACAGCGCTACCCACGCCGCTCTATTTCAGATAAGGAAAGACAGCGACACCAGTAGGTTCCCCGCGCTTTACCTTCAGTGTATCGGGGGAACGGTGACAAGTCAGAAGGTGTTTCTTAACACGTCCACGGGAGAAGTTAAGGATGTCGAAACTGATGGCACATTCCGGGTAGATGATTTGGGGGATTGGTGGGGTGTTGTGCTCACTGTGCCTAATAACAGTACGGGCAACACCAGTTTGCGGTATCGAATTGATCCCGCCAATTCCGATGATTTTGTGAGCGGTGGTGGAACCGCCACCGGCTCCATCGTCTACGACTTCGGCGGCGTCTACCTCAATTATCCGTGA
- a CDS encoding glycoside hydrolase family 108 protein — MSERFNRAVAVVLDHEGGEVNDPNDPGGHTNLGVTQGTLDRAREATDLDLPESVGRLTTAQAKAIYRRLYWDAVHADELPRGVGVFAFDMAVNQGVGDAIRALQEAAGATIDGWWGPNTAAAITRMDPRVLLIDFAALRSLNYAELADELVERYGFGWYRRLIRTFWHALVEMGE, encoded by the coding sequence ATGAGCGAACGATTCAACCGGGCGGTGGCCGTCGTCCTCGACCACGAGGGCGGCGAGGTCAATGACCCGAACGACCCGGGCGGCCACACCAATCTCGGCGTGACGCAGGGCACGCTCGACCGGGCGCGCGAGGCGACCGATCTGGATCTGCCGGAAAGTGTCGGGCGGCTCACCACCGCCCAGGCGAAAGCGATCTACCGCCGCCTGTATTGGGACGCTGTTCATGCCGACGAGCTGCCGCGTGGCGTGGGCGTGTTCGCCTTCGATATGGCCGTCAATCAGGGCGTCGGTGACGCAATCCGAGCGCTGCAGGAAGCGGCCGGCGCGACCATCGATGGCTGGTGGGGCCCAAATACAGCGGCCGCGATCACGCGGATGGACCCGCGCGTCCTGCTGATCGACTTCGCGGCCCTGCGCTCACTCAACTACGCGGAGCTGGCGGATGAACTGGTCGAACGCTACGGCTTCGGCTGGTACCGCCGGCTGATCCGCACCTTCTGGCACGCGCTCGTGGAGATGGGCGAATGA
- a CDS encoding DUF6682 family protein: MQAKPIIDTAARQLSDTGNTRWGRDALADYLSWTLAEMAGLYPDSVAELDTMKLTSGAEQDMPADVIRWMGGVRNMGSDGSTPGRAVHNGDLATQEAFDPDWITRRPKKEVRDVFFTLSAPRKFYVAPPISTANSDVHLQYKAAKQPPDGEAIAADETAELPVTDDYFNVVLNGVLAYAYGEDTGYADLQLADRYAQSFYQALGIDRKAKRRTVPAAKEDPT, from the coding sequence ATGCAGGCGAAGCCGATCATCGACACGGCTGCCCGGCAGTTGTCCGACACGGGCAACACCCGCTGGGGCAGGGACGCCCTCGCGGATTACCTGTCGTGGACGCTCGCCGAAATGGCGGGCCTCTACCCGGATTCCGTGGCCGAGCTGGACACCATGAAGCTCACCAGCGGCGCCGAACAGGATATGCCGGCGGACGTGATCCGCTGGATGGGCGGCGTCCGCAACATGGGCAGCGACGGCAGCACACCCGGCCGTGCGGTTCACAACGGCGATCTGGCGACGCAGGAAGCGTTCGACCCGGACTGGATCACCCGCCGGCCCAAGAAAGAGGTCCGTGACGTGTTCTTCACGCTCTCGGCCCCGCGCAAGTTCTACGTCGCGCCGCCGATCTCCACGGCGAACAGCGACGTCCATCTGCAGTACAAGGCGGCCAAGCAGCCGCCCGACGGCGAGGCGATCGCCGCCGACGAGACAGCCGAGCTTCCCGTCACCGACGACTACTTCAACGTCGTGCTGAATGGGGTGCTCGCTTACGCCTACGGCGAGGACACGGGGTACGCCGATCTGCAGCTCGCCGACCGCTACGCGCAGTCGTTCTACCAGGCGCTCGGCATCGACCGGAAGGCCAAGCGGCGCACGGTACCGGCCGCGAAGGAGGACCCGACGTGA
- a CDS encoding helix-turn-helix domain-containing protein, giving the protein MTSEQLRQWRRDMGWTQEEAARQLGRGVRSYEYLESGASTIKRETALACEALRRKENRLP; this is encoded by the coding sequence TTGACGTCCGAACAGCTCCGCCAGTGGCGCCGCGACATGGGATGGACGCAGGAGGAGGCCGCGCGCCAGCTCGGGCGCGGCGTCCGCTCCTACGAATACCTCGAGTCCGGCGCCAGCACGATCAAACGAGAAACGGCCCTCGCCTGCGAGGCGCTGCGCCGTAAAGAGAATCGCCTACCGTAA